In the Klebsiella aerogenes KCTC 2190 genome, one interval contains:
- the rnz gene encoding ribonuclease Z has translation MELTFLGTSAGVPTRTRNMTSIILNLQQPTSAEMWLFDCGEGTQHQFLHTPYHPGKLNKIFITHLHGDHLFGLPGLLCSRSMQGNSLPLTVYGPKGIKEFIETALRLSGSWTDYPLTIIEVGPGLVFDEDGYRVSAYPLSHPVECYGYRIEQHDKPGTLDAAQLIADGVRPGPLFHQLKLGQRVELEDGRVIDGSRYLGPSTPGKTLAIFGDTAPCPQALEMARGADVMVHETTLEQAMAEKANSRGHSSSQQTAALAKEAGVGTLIATHFSSRYDAEGCLRMLAECREIFANTLLAEDFMVYRLA, from the coding sequence ATGGAATTAACATTTTTGGGGACATCCGCCGGCGTGCCGACCCGTACGCGTAATATGACGTCGATAATACTGAATTTGCAACAACCCACCAGCGCTGAAATGTGGTTGTTTGACTGCGGCGAAGGCACCCAGCATCAGTTTCTCCATACCCCTTACCACCCAGGCAAACTGAATAAAATTTTCATCACTCACCTGCACGGCGATCATCTGTTCGGCCTGCCCGGCCTGTTGTGCAGCCGCTCGATGCAGGGAAATTCGCTGCCGCTGACGGTTTACGGGCCAAAAGGGATTAAAGAATTTATCGAAACCGCACTGCGCCTGAGCGGCTCGTGGACCGATTATCCGCTCACTATCATCGAAGTCGGCCCCGGCCTGGTCTTCGACGAAGACGGCTATCGGGTCAGCGCGTACCCGCTCAGTCATCCGGTGGAGTGCTACGGCTACCGCATCGAACAGCATGACAAGCCCGGAACGCTCGATGCCGCCCAACTGATTGCCGATGGCGTGCGTCCGGGGCCGCTGTTCCATCAGCTCAAGCTCGGCCAGCGTGTTGAACTGGAAGATGGCCGGGTCATCGACGGTAGCCGCTACCTGGGGCCATCGACGCCGGGTAAAACGCTGGCCATTTTTGGCGATACCGCCCCCTGCCCGCAGGCGCTGGAGATGGCGCGCGGCGCGGATGTGATGGTCCACGAAACCACCCTTGAGCAGGCGATGGCGGAGAAAGCCAATAGCCGTGGCCACTCTTCCAGTCAGCAAACCGCGGCGCTTGCCAAAGAAGCGGGGGTCGGCACGCTAATCGCCACCCACTTTAGCTCGCGCTACGATGCCGAAGGCTGCCTGCGTATGCTGGCGGAATGTCGGGAGATTTTCGCCAATACGCTACTGGCGGAGGATTTTATGGTCTATCGGCTGGCGTAA
- the menB gene encoding 1,4-dihydroxy-2-naphthoyl-CoA synthase produces the protein MISLDEAMLYAPVEWHDCSEGYTDIRYQKSTDGIAKITINRPQVRNAFRPLTVKEMIQALADARYDDNIGVIVLTGEGDKAFCAGGDQKVRGDYGGYQDDSGVHHLNVLDFQRQIRTCPKPVVAMVAGYSIGGGHVLHMMCDLTIAADNAIFGQTGPKVGSFDGGWGASYMARIVGQKKAREIWFLCRQYDAQQALDMGLVNTVVPLADLEKETVRWCREMLQNSPMALRCLKAALNADCDGQAGLQELAGNATMLFYMTEEGQEGRNAFNQKRQPDFSKFKRNP, from the coding sequence ATGATCTCTCTTGATGAAGCAATGCTCTACGCCCCCGTTGAATGGCACGATTGCTCAGAAGGCTATACCGATATTCGTTATCAAAAATCGACTGACGGGATTGCTAAAATCACTATCAATCGTCCACAGGTGCGCAACGCCTTCCGTCCGCTGACCGTCAAAGAGATGATTCAGGCGCTGGCGGATGCCCGCTATGACGACAATATCGGCGTTATCGTACTGACCGGTGAAGGCGATAAAGCTTTCTGCGCCGGCGGCGACCAGAAAGTCCGCGGCGATTACGGCGGCTATCAGGACGACTCCGGCGTTCACCATCTCAACGTGCTCGACTTCCAGCGCCAGATCCGCACCTGCCCGAAACCGGTAGTGGCGATGGTCGCCGGTTACTCTATCGGCGGCGGCCACGTACTGCACATGATGTGCGATCTGACCATCGCGGCGGACAATGCCATCTTCGGCCAGACCGGGCCTAAAGTCGGCTCCTTTGATGGCGGCTGGGGCGCTTCCTATATGGCGCGTATCGTCGGGCAGAAAAAAGCGCGCGAAATCTGGTTCCTGTGCCGTCAGTACGACGCCCAGCAGGCGCTGGATATGGGGCTGGTGAATACCGTGGTCCCGTTGGCGGATCTGGAAAAAGAGACCGTGCGCTGGTGTCGTGAAATGCTGCAAAACAGCCCGATGGCGCTGCGCTGCCTGAAAGCGGCGTTGAACGCCGACTGCGATGGCCAGGCCGGGCTGCAGGAGCTGGCGGGTAACGCCACCATGCTGTTCTACATGACGGAAGAAGGGCAGGAAGGACGTAACGCTTTTAACCAGAAACGTCAGCCGGACTTCAGCAAATTTAAACGGAATCCATAA
- the menD gene encoding 2-succinyl-5-enolpyruvyl-6-hydroxy-3-cyclohexene-1-carboxylic-acid synthase, with protein MSVSAFNRRWAAVILEALTRHGVQHICIAPGSRSTPLTLAAAENRAFIHHTHFDERGLGHLALGLAKASRQPVAVIVTSGTATANLYPALIEAGLTGEKLILLTADRPPELIDCGANQAIRQPGMFASHPAQTVSLPRPSQDISARWLVSTIDQSLGELHAGGVHINCPFAEPLYGDMDDTGLEWQQQLGDWWQSDKPWLRQALQMESEKQRDWFFWRQKRGVVVAGRMSAAEGKKVAEWAQTLGWPLIGDVLSQTGQPLPCADLWLGNGKAVSELAQAQIVVQLGSSLTGKRVLQWQATCEPDEYWLVDNLRGRLDPAQHRGRRLLSSVERWLELHPAEKRQPWATVIPQLAGQAWQAAVASNEPFGEAQLAQRIRRYLPDQGQLFVGNSLVVRLIDALGQLPAGYPVYSNRGASGIDGLLATAAGVQRASARPTLAIVGDLSALYDLNSLALLRQASAPLVLIVVNNNGGQIFSMLPTPQDERRQFYLMPQDVDFSHAAAMFGLAYHRPDDWQSLDEALAGAWRRAGATVIELAVNETDGTQTLQQLLAQVSRL; from the coding sequence ATGTCAGTAAGCGCATTTAACCGACGCTGGGCGGCGGTGATCCTTGAAGCTTTAACCCGCCACGGCGTGCAGCACATTTGCATTGCCCCAGGCTCGCGCTCGACGCCCTTAACCCTGGCGGCGGCGGAAAACCGCGCTTTTATTCATCATACTCATTTTGACGAACGTGGTCTTGGCCACCTGGCGCTGGGACTGGCGAAGGCCAGCCGCCAGCCGGTGGCGGTGATTGTGACCTCCGGAACCGCAACCGCGAATCTCTATCCGGCGCTGATTGAAGCGGGCCTGACGGGTGAAAAACTGATCCTGCTGACCGCCGACCGCCCGCCGGAGCTTATCGACTGCGGCGCCAATCAGGCCATCCGCCAACCGGGAATGTTTGCTTCTCATCCTGCGCAGACCGTTTCTTTACCGCGTCCTTCGCAGGATATTTCCGCCCGCTGGTTGGTCTCGACCATCGATCAGTCGCTGGGCGAGCTGCATGCCGGCGGGGTACATATCAACTGCCCGTTCGCTGAGCCCCTGTATGGCGATATGGACGATACCGGGCTAGAGTGGCAACAGCAGCTCGGCGACTGGTGGCAGAGCGATAAGCCCTGGCTGCGTCAGGCGCTGCAGATGGAGAGTGAGAAACAGCGCGACTGGTTCTTCTGGCGGCAAAAACGCGGCGTAGTGGTCGCGGGCAGGATGAGCGCCGCGGAAGGTAAAAAAGTGGCTGAATGGGCGCAGACACTCGGCTGGCCGCTGATTGGCGATGTCCTGTCGCAGACCGGGCAGCCGTTGCCGTGCGCCGACCTGTGGCTGGGCAACGGTAAAGCGGTCAGCGAACTTGCGCAGGCGCAAATCGTCGTGCAACTCGGTAGCAGTCTGACCGGCAAACGCGTGCTCCAGTGGCAGGCGACCTGCGAGCCGGATGAATACTGGCTGGTGGATAATCTGCGCGGTCGCCTCGATCCGGCGCAGCACCGCGGTCGCCGTCTGCTCTCAAGCGTTGAACGTTGGCTCGAACTGCATCCGGCGGAGAAACGTCAGCCGTGGGCGACGGTGATCCCGCAGCTTGCCGGGCAGGCGTGGCAGGCCGCGGTCGCCAGCAACGAGCCTTTTGGCGAAGCGCAGCTGGCGCAGCGCATTCGGCGCTATTTGCCGGATCAGGGACAGCTGTTTGTTGGCAACAGTTTAGTGGTACGCCTGATAGACGCGCTGGGGCAACTGCCGGCGGGTTATCCGGTCTACAGTAATCGCGGCGCCAGCGGCATCGATGGCCTATTGGCGACCGCCGCCGGCGTGCAGCGGGCGAGCGCCCGGCCTACGCTTGCGATCGTCGGCGATCTTTCGGCGTTATACGATCTCAACTCGCTGGCCCTGCTGCGCCAGGCGTCGGCGCCGCTGGTGCTGATCGTGGTCAATAATAACGGCGGGCAGATTTTCTCTATGCTGCCGACGCCGCAGGACGAGCGCCGCCAGTTCTATTTAATGCCGCAGGACGTGGATTTCAGCCACGCGGCGGCGATGTTCGGTCTGGCTTATCACCGCCCTGATGACTGGCAGTCGCTGGATGAGGCGCTGGCAGGCGCGTGGCGCCGCGCCGGGGCGACGGTAATTGAGCTGGCGGTTAACGAGACCGATGGTACGCAGACTCTCCAGCAACTGCTGGCGCAGGTAAGTCGCCTGTGA
- a CDS encoding GNAT family N-acetyltransferase — protein MMTWQDLHHSELTVAQLYALLKLRSAVFVVEQRCVYQDIDGDDLVGENRHLLGWRDGELVAYARILKSEEEFEPVVIGRVIVSPSVRGEKLGYQLMEQALASCRQNWPQKAIYLGAQAHLQKFYASFGFVPVTEVYDEDGIAHIGMARDITTH, from the coding sequence ATGATGACCTGGCAGGATTTACATCACAGCGAGCTCACCGTTGCTCAACTGTACGCCTTGCTGAAGCTGCGCAGCGCGGTGTTTGTCGTCGAACAACGCTGCGTCTATCAGGATATCGACGGCGATGATTTAGTCGGTGAGAACCGTCATCTGCTCGGCTGGCGCGACGGAGAGCTGGTGGCCTACGCGCGGATCCTCAAAAGCGAAGAGGAGTTCGAACCGGTGGTGATCGGTCGGGTTATCGTCAGCCCGTCCGTGCGCGGCGAGAAGCTGGGCTACCAGCTGATGGAGCAGGCGCTGGCCAGCTGCCGGCAGAACTGGCCGCAGAAGGCGATTTATCTTGGGGCGCAGGCGCATTTGCAGAAATTTTATGCCAGCTTTGGTTTTGTGCCGGTGACGGAGGTATACGATGAGGACGGTATTGCCCATATCGGTATGGCGCGTGACATCACAACTCATTAA
- a CDS encoding IS3 family transposase (programmed frameshift) — MSKYSLNFKLEVVQHYLSGLEGQKATAKRFGIDHSAVRKWTAAWKLHGEAGLITRHFTYSPAFKESVILHMREHRLSVREVCAKFTIPAFSTVCQWERLYDEGGLEALTDSRRRKKTMPERPENHPTPPSQAPLAPDEREELEQLRTEVAYLKKPAGLTQGKKHVKTRDKAQVVNELRPEFPLARLLKAAGLARSTFYWQLASGKKPDKYASDKWQILTLFHKHKGRYGYRRITLAGRREGSLLNHKTVQRLMNELDLTCCIRKKKYNSYRGRYGKVAGNVLNRQFSADKPNQKWVTDVTEFKINGEKLYLSPVLDLYNGEIVAYQMASRPLLSMVDEMLSKALSVLGKDEYPLLHSDQGWQYQMANYQKRLKDSGLKQSMSRKGNCHDNAVMESFFGTLKTECFYLTEHKNISELRMAIDEYIHYYNHERIKQKLKGLSPVEYRTQALIAA, encoded by the exons ATGAGCAAGTATTCTCTCAACTTTAAGCTTGAGGTTGTGCAGCACTATCTTTCCGGGCTGGAAGGGCAGAAAGCGACTGCAAAGCGTTTTGGTATCGACCACAGTGCCGTTCGTAAGTGGACGGCTGCCTGGAAGCTTCATGGCGAAGCCGGACTTATAACCCGTCATTTCACCTATTCTCCTGCCTTTAAAGAGTCCGTTATCCTGCATATGCGTGAACACCGGCTGTCTGTTCGCGAAGTCTGTGCAAAATTTACTATCCCTGCTTTTTCCACTGTTTGTCAGTGGGAACGACTGTATGATGAAGGCGGATTAGAAGCCCTTACTGATAGCCGACGCAGGAAAAAAACGATGCCAGAACGCCCTGAAAATCACCCGACTCCTCCTTCGCAGGCTCCCCTTGCCCCGGATGAACGAGAGGAACTTGAACAACTGCGTACTGAAGTGGCATATCTAAAAAAGC CTGCAGGCCTTACTCAGGGAAAGAAGCACGTCAAAACGCGGGATAAAGCGCAGGTCGTGAATGAGTTAAGGCCGGAGTTCCCTCTTGCACGTCTGTTAAAAGCGGCAGGGCTGGCGAGAAGTACGTTTTACTGGCAACTGGCCAGCGGTAAAAAACCAGACAAATATGCCAGTGATAAGTGGCAGATTTTAACGCTGTTCCATAAACATAAAGGCCGGTATGGATACAGGAGAATCACGCTGGCTGGCCGCCGGGAAGGAAGCTTACTGAACCATAAAACAGTTCAGAGGCTAATGAATGAGTTAGATTTAACTTGCTGTATCAGAAAGAAGAAATACAACTCTTACAGAGGCCGGTACGGGAAAGTTGCGGGTAATGTGCTGAACCGGCAGTTCAGTGCGGATAAGCCCAACCAGAAGTGGGTAACAGATGTCACGGAATTTAAAATCAACGGGGAAAAACTGTATCTGTCTCCGGTTCTGGATCTGTATAACGGAGAAATAGTGGCATACCAGATGGCGTCCCGTCCTCTGCTGTCGATGGTGGATGAGATGCTGTCAAAAGCGCTGTCGGTACTGGGCAAAGACGAATATCCGCTACTGCACTCAGATCAGGGCTGGCAGTACCAGATGGCGAATTATCAGAAGAGACTTAAGGACAGCGGTCTGAAACAGAGCATGTCAAGAAAGGGAAACTGTCACGACAATGCAGTAATGGAAAGCTTCTTCGGTACGCTGAAGACTGAATGCTTTTACTTGACGGAGCATAAGAATATCAGTGAGTTGCGCATGGCTATCGATGAGTACATCCACTATTACAACCATGAAAGAATAAAACAAAAGCTAAAAGGCCTGAGTCCGGTAGAGTACCGAACACAGGCCCTGATAGCCGCTTAA
- the menC gene encoding o-succinylbenzoate synthase codes for MRVSQVYRWQIPMDAGVVLRERRLKTRDGLFIRLQEGEREGWGEISPLPGFSDETLEEAQMALLAWARAWRDGAEPPLPMQPSVAFGISCAQAELGGELPQAADYRAAPLCSGDPDELFAKLAAMPGEKVAKVKVGLWEAVRDGMVVNLLLEAIPDLQLRLDANRAWTPVKAQQFAKYVNPAYRQRIAFLEEPCKSRDDSREFSQQTGIAIAWDESLREADFRFVAEPGVRAVVIKPTLTGSLQKVQQQVAAAHALGLSAVISSSIESSLGLTQLARIAAWLTPQTVPGLDTLALMGAQLVRAWPESTLPIFHADELEQLL; via the coding sequence ATGCGCGTTTCGCAGGTTTACCGCTGGCAGATACCGATGGACGCGGGCGTGGTTCTGCGCGAACGGCGGTTAAAAACCCGCGACGGGCTGTTCATCCGTCTGCAGGAGGGTGAACGCGAAGGCTGGGGGGAAATTTCTCCCCTGCCGGGATTCAGTGACGAAACGCTGGAAGAGGCGCAAATGGCGCTGCTGGCGTGGGCGCGGGCCTGGCGCGACGGCGCCGAGCCGCCGCTTCCTATGCAGCCCTCCGTCGCTTTTGGTATTAGCTGCGCGCAGGCGGAGCTTGGCGGCGAGCTACCACAGGCGGCGGATTATCGCGCGGCGCCGCTCTGTTCCGGCGACCCGGATGAACTGTTCGCCAAACTGGCGGCGATGCCCGGCGAGAAAGTCGCTAAGGTGAAAGTAGGGCTGTGGGAGGCGGTACGCGACGGCATGGTGGTGAATCTGCTGCTGGAAGCGATCCCCGACCTGCAGCTGCGGCTGGATGCCAACCGGGCGTGGACGCCGGTCAAAGCGCAGCAGTTCGCCAAATACGTTAATCCGGCGTATCGCCAACGCATTGCTTTTCTCGAAGAACCGTGCAAAAGCCGCGACGATTCGCGTGAATTCAGCCAGCAGACCGGTATTGCTATCGCCTGGGATGAAAGCCTGCGCGAGGCGGATTTCCGCTTTGTCGCCGAGCCCGGCGTGCGCGCGGTGGTGATCAAACCGACGCTGACCGGCAGCTTGCAAAAGGTTCAGCAACAGGTCGCCGCGGCGCATGCGCTGGGGCTGAGCGCGGTGATTAGCTCGTCGATCGAGTCCAGCCTGGGGTTAACGCAGCTGGCGCGGATCGCCGCCTGGCTGACCCCGCAGACTGTCCCCGGACTCGATACGCTGGCGCTGATGGGCGCGCAACTGGTGCGGGCGTGGCCGGAGAGTACGCTGCCAATTTTTCATGCTGATGAGCTGGAGCAACTGCTGTGA
- the menE gene encoding o-succinylbenzoate--CoA ligase — protein MMFSDWPWRHWRQLRGESQALRLNDQALTWRELCARIDALASGFAAQGVMEGQGVALRAYNQPETLLAWLALLQCGARVLPLNPQLPTVLLQELLPALTVQHQLVLNGDLLPGNLPALTLQAAEGACAVCWHGERLVSMTLTSGSTGLPKAAVHSASAHLASAAGVLALMPFAAEDDWLLSLPLFHVSGQGIIWRWLLAGARLTVRDRQPLEQALLGCTHASLVPTQLWRLLNGDVDVSLKAVLLGGAAIPVELTERARAQGIRSFCGYGLTEFASTVCAKEADGAADVGEALPGREVKIVAGEIWLRAASMAAGYWRDGQLLPLTNDEGWFATRDRGALRAGRLSVIGRLDNLFFSGGEGIQPEEVERVILAHPQVQQVFIVPQDDIEYGQRPVAVVECEDGCEMATLAAWSAERLARFQQPVQWLRLPETLKNGGIKISRRALREWVNSPV, from the coding sequence GTGATGTTTTCCGATTGGCCGTGGCGCCACTGGCGTCAGTTACGCGGCGAGTCGCAGGCGCTACGCCTGAATGACCAGGCGTTGACCTGGCGTGAGCTATGCGCGCGGATTGACGCGCTGGCGTCTGGTTTTGCCGCGCAGGGCGTAATGGAAGGTCAGGGCGTGGCGCTACGGGCCTACAACCAGCCGGAGACGCTACTCGCCTGGCTGGCGCTGCTGCAGTGCGGGGCGCGGGTGCTGCCGCTTAATCCGCAGCTGCCTACGGTATTGCTGCAGGAACTGCTGCCTGCGTTAACCGTACAGCATCAACTGGTGCTTAACGGTGATTTGCTGCCGGGGAATTTACCGGCGTTAACTCTGCAGGCGGCAGAAGGCGCCTGTGCCGTTTGCTGGCATGGCGAACGGCTGGTGTCGATGACGTTAACCTCCGGCTCAACCGGCCTGCCGAAGGCGGCGGTACATAGCGCCAGCGCCCATCTGGCCAGTGCCGCTGGCGTGCTGGCGCTGATGCCGTTTGCCGCGGAAGACGACTGGCTGCTGTCGCTGCCGTTGTTCCATGTCTCCGGGCAGGGGATCATCTGGCGCTGGCTGCTGGCTGGCGCGCGGCTGACGGTGCGCGATAGACAACCGCTGGAGCAGGCGCTGCTGGGCTGTACCCATGCTTCGCTGGTACCGACTCAGCTATGGCGCCTGCTAAATGGCGATGTCGATGTTTCACTCAAGGCGGTGCTGCTTGGCGGCGCGGCGATCCCCGTCGAGCTGACCGAAAGGGCGCGAGCGCAGGGAATACGCAGCTTCTGCGGCTACGGCCTCACCGAATTTGCCTCCACGGTCTGCGCCAAAGAGGCCGACGGAGCGGCGGATGTGGGCGAAGCGCTGCCGGGACGGGAGGTAAAAATTGTCGCCGGCGAGATCTGGCTGCGGGCGGCGAGCATGGCCGCAGGCTACTGGCGCGATGGTCAACTGCTGCCATTAACCAACGATGAAGGCTGGTTTGCGACGCGCGATCGCGGAGCGTTACGTGCCGGTCGGCTGTCGGTTATTGGGCGGCTGGATAATCTCTTTTTTAGCGGCGGCGAAGGCATTCAGCCGGAGGAGGTTGAGCGTGTGATACTCGCCCATCCGCAGGTTCAGCAGGTGTTTATTGTGCCGCAGGATGATATCGAATACGGCCAACGCCCGGTGGCGGTGGTTGAATGCGAGGATGGCTGCGAAATGGCCACGCTGGCGGCATGGAGCGCTGAACGGTTAGCGCGTTTCCAGCAGCCGGTACAGTGGCTACGGCTGCCGGAAACGTTAAAGAACGGCGGGATTAAGATTTCGCGCCGGGCGCTGCGCGAATGGGTCAATTCGCCGGTTTAG
- the menH gene encoding 2-succinyl-6-hydroxy-2,4-cyclohexadiene-1-carboxylate synthase, translated as MTLNAAVESGQPGYPWLVFLHGFSGDRDEWRTVGESFPAWPRLYLDLPGHGGSADIAVDGFTGVSELLQATLNSYNILDYWLIGYSLGGRVAMNFACQPRAGLRGLIVEGGHPGLQDEASRQARLINDSAWAERFRREPLAQVFADWYQQPVFASLNAAQRASLVALRRRNNGATLAVMLEATSLARQADLRPSLQARDFPFHYLCGERDAKFRAIAQALAADTHIIHHAGHNAHRDNPAAVIACLAQILAS; from the coding sequence GTGACGCTCAACGCGGCGGTTGAAAGCGGCCAGCCTGGTTATCCCTGGTTGGTATTCCTGCACGGCTTTTCCGGAGACCGCGACGAGTGGCGTACGGTTGGCGAATCGTTTCCGGCCTGGCCGCGGCTGTATCTCGATCTGCCGGGGCACGGTGGCTCGGCGGATATCGCGGTCGATGGCTTTACCGGGGTTAGCGAATTACTGCAGGCTACGCTAAATAGTTACAACATCCTGGATTACTGGCTGATTGGCTACTCCCTGGGCGGCCGGGTGGCGATGAACTTCGCCTGCCAGCCGCGCGCGGGCCTGCGCGGCCTGATCGTTGAGGGCGGACATCCGGGCCTGCAGGACGAAGCGTCGCGGCAGGCGCGGCTCATCAACGATAGCGCCTGGGCAGAACGTTTTCGCCGCGAGCCGTTAGCGCAGGTCTTCGCCGACTGGTATCAGCAGCCGGTCTTCGCTTCGCTGAATGCGGCGCAGCGCGCGTCACTGGTCGCCCTACGTCGCCGCAATAACGGCGCTACGCTGGCGGTGATGCTGGAGGCGACCTCCCTTGCCCGGCAGGCCGATTTGCGCCCGTCTCTGCAGGCTCGCGATTTTCCTTTTCACTACCTGTGCGGCGAACGCGACGCCAAGTTTCGCGCTATCGCGCAAGCGCTCGCCGCCGATACCCATATTATTCACCATGCCGGACACAACGCGCACCGGGACAACCCCGCGGCGGTGATTGCCTGTCTGGCGCAGATTCTGGCAAGTTAA
- the menF gene encoding isochorismate synthase MenF, producing MLSVSTALESLLGCLAEDFPPSPGTRIFDIPFPLNDAFDPLLWCAHQPCWPQFYWQQRNGDEELAALGAVTTFASLSAAHDFLCAQGREDLRISGLNAFDPQQGHLFLPRLEWRRLGGKATLRLVVHSVTSLQDDAAAARAFLQSLNSEQATAVSMPPLQSEQHAPEYPQWRELITQATQAIGAGEMDKVVLARVTDLRFSAPLQAFAIMAASRRSNLNCFHFLMAFSPQQAFLGSTPERLWRRRGALLRTEALAGTVANHHDDARAQQLADWLMKDDKNQRENMLVVEDICQRLQGESPTLDVLPPQVVRLRKVQHLRRCIWCELAEPDDSRCLLQLQPTAAVAGLPRQAALAFIRRHEPFTREWYAGSAGYLSLAQSEFCVALRSAKVENDTLRLYAGAGIVSGSDPQQEWQEIENKAAGLRTLLLSET from the coding sequence GTGCTGTCTGTTTCCACCGCGCTGGAAAGCCTGCTGGGCTGCCTGGCTGAAGATTTCCCTCCGTCACCCGGCACGCGAATTTTTGATATCCCATTCCCGTTAAACGACGCCTTCGACCCGTTACTGTGGTGCGCGCATCAGCCGTGCTGGCCGCAATTCTACTGGCAGCAGCGTAACGGCGATGAAGAGCTGGCGGCGCTGGGGGCAGTAACCACCTTTGCCTCTTTGTCCGCGGCGCATGATTTTTTATGCGCCCAGGGGCGGGAAGATCTGCGCATCAGCGGGCTGAATGCGTTCGACCCGCAGCAGGGTCATCTGTTTCTGCCGCGGCTGGAGTGGCGCCGCCTGGGCGGCAAAGCGACTTTACGGCTGGTGGTACACAGTGTGACCTCGCTGCAAGACGACGCGGCCGCCGCGAGGGCGTTTCTTCAATCATTAAATAGCGAGCAGGCGACAGCGGTATCGATGCCGCCGCTGCAAAGCGAGCAGCATGCGCCGGAATACCCGCAGTGGCGCGAGCTGATTACGCAGGCGACGCAGGCAATCGGCGCCGGCGAAATGGATAAGGTTGTGCTGGCGCGGGTCACGGATTTACGCTTTAGCGCGCCGCTGCAGGCGTTTGCCATTATGGCGGCCAGTCGGCGCAGCAATCTTAACTGTTTTCACTTCCTGATGGCCTTTAGCCCACAGCAGGCGTTTCTCGGCTCCACGCCGGAACGGCTGTGGCGGCGACGCGGCGCGCTGCTGCGCACCGAAGCGCTGGCGGGCACCGTCGCTAACCATCACGATGACGCCCGGGCGCAGCAGTTGGCCGATTGGCTAATGAAAGACGATAAAAACCAGCGGGAGAATATGCTGGTGGTGGAGGATATCTGCCAGCGTTTGCAGGGTGAGTCGCCGACGCTTGACGTTCTGCCGCCGCAGGTCGTACGCCTGCGTAAGGTGCAGCATCTCCGGCGCTGTATCTGGTGCGAATTGGCTGAGCCCGACGACAGCCGCTGTCTGCTGCAGCTGCAGCCTACCGCCGCGGTGGCGGGGCTGCCGCGCCAGGCGGCGCTGGCGTTCATCCGCCGCCATGAGCCTTTCACCCGCGAATGGTATGCCGGCTCCGCAGGTTATCTTTCACTGGCGCAAAGCGAGTTTTGCGTGGCGCTGCGTTCGGCAAAAGTCGAAAACGACACTCTGAGGCTGTATGCCGGGGCCGGTATTGTCAGCGGATCTGACCCGCAGCAGGAGTGGCAAGAAATAGAAAATAAAGCGGCGGGATTACGAACGTTATTACTTTCAGAAACGTAG